A window from Klebsiella sp. RHBSTW-00484 encodes these proteins:
- the parA gene encoding ParA family partition ATPase, whose protein sequence is MQVIAVLNQKGGAGKTTIATHLARALQLDGADVLLVDSDPQGSARDWAAVREDQPVPVVGIDRPTIERDLKSVARKDFVVIDGAPQAHDLAVSAMKAADCVLIPVQPSPYDIWATSDLVDLVKQRIELTDGKLKAAFVVSRAIKGTKIGAEVSEALAGYGLPILQTRITQRVIYPSSAASGTTAIDQEPTSEAAEEIRALAEEVRRFLNCTI, encoded by the coding sequence ATGCAAGTCATTGCTGTACTGAACCAGAAGGGCGGGGCGGGTAAAACCACCATCGCCACCCACCTTGCCCGCGCCCTGCAACTCGACGGCGCAGACGTGTTGCTGGTTGATTCTGACCCGCAGGGCAGCGCCCGCGATTGGGCCGCCGTCCGCGAGGATCAACCCGTGCCCGTGGTTGGCATCGACCGGCCCACCATCGAGCGCGATCTAAAGAGCGTGGCCCGGAAAGACTTTGTTGTGATCGACGGAGCGCCGCAGGCTCATGACTTGGCCGTGTCGGCAATGAAGGCCGCCGATTGCGTGCTGATCCCGGTGCAGCCGTCGCCCTACGACATTTGGGCAACCTCTGACCTCGTGGATTTGGTCAAGCAGCGCATCGAGCTGACCGACGGCAAGCTGAAAGCGGCTTTCGTGGTGTCCCGTGCGATCAAGGGCACCAAGATTGGTGCGGAAGTCTCCGAGGCGCTGGCCGGGTACGGCCTGCCGATCCTGCAAACGCGCATCACGCAGCGCGTCATCTACCCGAGCAGCGCGGCCAGCGGCACCACGGCCATTGACCAAGAGCCGACGAGCGAGGCCGCCGAGGAAATCCGGGCGCTGGCTGAGGAAGT